CCTGCTGGGGCCCGGAGGGGAGCAAAGGAGCTGCGGGGGGTTTCGGAAGCGGAAGGACCCCTCCCCGCTCCGGTGGGGACCGCGGCGGGGCCGGGCTTACCTTTCAGGGTTCCCCTCCAGGTGTCCAACCCCAGCCTAGACCACCATGTCGCACCAGAACCCTCTGGGCACCTCAGTGCCACACACCAGCTGCCTAGACCTGTGGAGGGAAAAGAATGACCAGCTCGTTCGACAGGCCAAGGTAACACGGTTGCTGGGACCCTCGCTTACCAGAAAGGGGGTTTCCGGTGGATTTACCGCAACTGATGGGGAGGGAGTGAGTTTGGCTTCCCCCGTCAGGAGCCAGAAATGACTGGAGAACGTCATCCCTTGCCACTGTTGCAAGGGGAGAAATAAGGATTGATCCTCAATGATACCTCATCCCACATCTGTTAGGTGGCTCAGGACTCGGGTCTGTCTCTGAGGCGACAGCAGTTGGCTCAAGATTCACTGGAAGGGTTCAGGGGACTCCTCCATAGTCTGAGGGGTAAGTAGGATACTCCTCAGGTTGGTCAGTTACCTTCCCCCACAGCTAGAGACCAGTTCCTGTTCTGCATTTCTGGAACTGAGAAAATTCCCCAAGGGACAGGGGATCCTATTTAAGTCACAGACAGGACTGGAGTGGAATTCACTTTGGTGCAGGTGAATCTCTTTGCCCCATCACTCGCCCTTTCCAAACTCTGCAAATGGCCATTTTGGTTGGGGTGAGGTGATCTTTGGGTTTGGATCTTATTTGGGGAATCTTTCTGCAGGGAATGGTCTGTGAGATCAACTTGTGTTCCTCCAGGGCTCCCTGCAGCTGTTCCTGTTCTCCCCTTGGAATTGACTGTTACCTGCAATTTCATTACCCTGAGGGCGAGCCTGGCCCAGGGTTTCACTGAGGACCAGGCACAGGATATCCAACAGGGCCTGGAGAGAGGTGAGGGCCAGAGATTGCTTTCCATTTCCCTGCCAGATTGTCTGGGTTTAAGTACTTGCAAAGGGGATATCAGGAGCAATAAAATTTGTCACCTCCATGGAGAGAGTTGCAATTCTCTTATCCTCCAGGTGTTCCTCAGACCAGGAGCACTTTTTGTGACCTTTGGGCTCctgcagaaagagaaaagcagagatgaGGTCCCAACCTCAGCTGTATGTTTGTCCTCTACAGTGCTGGAGACCCAGAAGAAGTTGGGGCCCAGACTGGAATGTGGGCTCAGGGGGCTGTGGGACTCCGTTCTCCATTATTCCACCCTTCTCCTGGAGGTGCTCCCTGCCCTTCACCACCTGGCTGGCCTGCAGGCTGCCGTCTGGCTAAGCACTGACTGTTTGGGGGACTTGACCTTCTTGCTGCAGACCTTGAATGGCAACCAGGTAATTTGGGAAGTAACTTGGATCTAAGGGTCTCTTCCTATTTCTCACCTGTCTCAGTGGCAGTAGCATCATTTTGTGCTGGAAAGGCTGCTGGGTTGGTGGTTAGAAGACCTGGATTCTCTCTGGGACTCTTGGTGACATTGCTCTGGTTGGTCTTTCACTGGGGGGATTCTCTTGAGTGGTGGtaggtttttaatatttatttatttgttttgagagaaagagagagggatcaTATGCACGGGcagggcatagggagagggagagaatctcaaacagactcaagcgtagagccggatgtggggcttgaccttatgaccctgagatcataatctgagccaaaatcaagaatctgacacttaaccaacccagccacccaggtgcctcttgagTGTTTTTTCAAATTGCTTAATGATCTTGGATAGGGTTAGGGCTTTTATTGACCTTGCTGAAGTCATCTCCCAGCTCAGTCTTCTCATCAATAACCCACACATAGTTCTTGCCCTGAGTCCTCTGGGCTCATACTGAATGAGGAGGCTCACTAAAACAGATCATCAGTGCCCCCAaggttttcttcctccctttatcCTCACCCCATAGctatctatgtctttttttttttatttttttttatttattttttatttttttttaaagattttatttatttatttgacagagagaactcacaagtagatggagaggcaggcagagagagagagagagggaagcaggctccctgccgagcagagagcccgatgcgggactcgatcccaggaccctgagatcatgacctgagccgaaggcagcggcttaacccactgagccacccaggcgccccagctatcTATGTCTTAAAACTGAGGGAACAGGAATCAGGAGGACCCTTGATTTCAAGGTCCAGTCAGGATAGACTGAGATAGGAGAGGAGAGGTGGTTTATAGGCTTAGAGCCTCTGATCACTCTTCTTTCCTCAGAGCGAGGCCTCTGAgaatctgctgctgcttctgaaaACTTGGAGCCCTCCAGCTgaggagtcagatgctccactgaCCCTGCAGGATGCCCGGGGCTTAAGGGATATCCTTCTTACAGCTTCTGCCTATCGCCAAGGTCAGCTAGCAGTCCTACTCATCCCTTCCTCCCCGCTCCCTGTCTTAAGGGGTCCTTTGGCTCAAACCTTCCCTGTCATGTTCCATTCAGCTCAGTGGAGCTTCTCTGTACTTCTTGTTACCTATCATCCCCCAGCTTCCTTAAGTTTAAACCCTGAACTGACCTTAGGCCTCCAGGAGCTGATCACAGGAAGCCTGCCCAGGGCACTGAGCAGCCTACAGGAAGCAGCCTCAGGTCTATGCTCACGACCTGTGTTGGTCCAGGTGTACACGGCTCTGGGGACCTGTCTCCGTAAAATGGTAAAGACAGTCCTAGTGGGGGTCGGGGAACTTATGGGTGTTATAGACACCTTTCTGCGTCATGAGGGTAGCTGAGGCTTGTGTCCTCTCAACCTTCTAGGGCAATCCACAAAGAGCTCTGCTGTACTTGGCTGCAGCCCTGAAAGGGGGGTCAACGTGTGGTCCCCCACTTCTGGAGGCCTCTAGGCTGTATCGGCAACTGGGGAACACAGCAGCAGAGCTGGAGAGTCTGGAGCTGTTGGTTGAGGTAAGGGACTGAAGATACAGGGATTGCTGAAGTGTTAGGGAGACTAATCATATTGTAAATAGAAGGAAATAGGACTTCCAAAGATTAAagatatacttttttctttttgtcccttttAGGCCTTGAATGTCACTCACAGTTTTGAAGCCCCTCAGCTTCTCATTGAAGTAGAGTTACTACTCCCCAGACCTCACCCAGCCTCACCCCTTCATTGTGGCACACCGAGCCAGGCCAAGTACTTGCTAGCAAGCCGATGTTTACAGGTGGGAAGGTGAGGTTCCACTGCCTTGCTCATCTGAGCTCCTTTTCCCATTTCTGATGCCTTCCCTGGGGTGTGATTCTGCTTCTGTTCTTGCACGTCAGCTGTGTGGACGAGTCAGTGGTAGGACATAGGTTTCCACTCCTCGACCTTCTGCCTTATTGCTGGACCTGAACTTAAGATTCTTCACCCAGACACTAAGCTCTTGTacctttaaaattctgaaatcaatcgcttcttggccttttggctaagatcaagtgtaaaaccCTGAAATCTCCCAAATCCATTCTGTAAGGAGGGTAGCTCCAAGCTTTGATTGGAGCCCCAAGCTCCTACTCTCCCTACTCCCCAGGGACCTTGAGCATCCTTTTGTTAGTTTAGAGCCCTTGGCGGACCCTGCTAAGGGCCTAAGATGAAGCTTATAGGCTATGACTTCTCAGGGCAGAGGATGCTGCAGAGCATTACTTGGACCTACTGGCTCTGGTGCTGGATGGCTCAGAATCAAAGGTGGGTATGTCTTCAAGATTCTCTGTAATGGAGTGAGAGGGTTGGAGTCTCCTCTGGAGTAGAATAGGactgttgttttctctttcttctgctattCTGTCTGTCCAAGCTGGAAGGCCAGACCACAAAGGTTCTCGAGCAAAAGGTCCGGGGTAGCAAGCAATGGGTGGTCTCTGTGGTACCAGAGCCTGGTGAAGAGGTTGGGGATGGTGACTAATGTCTCTTTAAGACACTGTGTCCTCTTCCCACCCCAGTTCTTTCCCCCGCCTTCCCCTCCAGGGCCTTGTATGCCTGAGGTGTTCTTAGAGGCAGCTGCAGCACTGATCCAGGCTGGCCGAGCCCAGGATGCCTTGACTGTATGTGAGGAGCTACTCAGCCGCACATCATCTCTGCTTCCCAAGATGCCCCAGCTGAGGGAAGATGCCAGAAAAGGAACCAAAGAGTCACCACACTGCCCATCCTGGGTCTCTGCAACCTACCTGCTTCAGGGTCAAGCCTGGGTGCAGCTGGGGGCCCCAAAAGAGGCAATTAGTGAATTTAGCCGGTGAGCTCAGGAAGCCAACCAGAATCCTAGGGGAAGTGTGGAGGGATAATTTGCTGATTGGGACCTGAGTAAGCTCCATTCTTACCGAGTCACcctagagtttctttctttctttcttttctttttttttttcaccctagAGTTTCTGAGGTTGACTCTTCCTCACCCCTATTTTGTGTTCCACTTCAGGTGCCTTGAGCTGCTTTTCCGGACCACACCTAAGGATGAAGAACAAGGTGACCTAGACTCTCAATTTTCCTCGTCCCTCCTGGAAGGGGAGGGGTGGTGAATGTGTTGCCTTTCCTTGTATCCTAGCCTACCaggagactttaaaaaaaggttgGGGGGTACTCCAGAcataagaagagaaggaggagtaCTTGGGATTCTGTAGTACTACAGTACACAGGTGCCTGTGTAGCAGGGACACACTTTTTTGACTTCGGGGTGGTCCCCAGGGCCTGCTTCCAATCGTGAGAAGGGGTGTATATCAGATGTGGCACTACAACAGCTTCGGGCAGCTGCCCTGATTAGTCGTGGACTTCAGTGGGTGGCCGTTGACCAAGATACGAAAGCCCTACAGGACTTCCTTCTCAGTGTGCAAATGTGCCCAGGTATGTATATTTGCATGATATCAGCTATGTCCAGATGTACAAGGACAGAGAGGGCCATCTGGGAGGTACTTGGGGATCAGTGGAGGAGTGATGTTCCCAGATAGAAGGGGATGAATGAGGTTGTACCATATATACCTAGGGATATACCCAGGCTTGAAGACATTTGCAAGTGTGTGTGAGGGCTCTCTGGAGTTCCTCAGTCTTTCCAGTGTCCTCAGACACAAAGACCACAACTATGCTCAGAGTTTGCTGGGGAGAAGCAGTCAGCTGAGCCCTTTTTCTTGGGCGGGCAAGGAATGGTTGGGAATGGACCCTCCTGGTTCCATGTGTGACTGTAGAAAAGATACTTTCCtgctctaagcctcagtttctccttttatAAAATGCTTAAGGCTGTGTCAGGTTCTAAGCCTTTCTACTTTGGGGTGGGGCTGCAGGTAATCAAGATGCTTCCTTTCACCTGCTTCAGACTCTGAGGAGAATGGATCGGAGGCATGAGGCCACTGCTCTCTGGTGGAGGCTAAAGGCCCAAACAGAGTTGCCACAGGAGAATGCTGCATGGTGAGGCTGAGGCCTGCGGGGTTGGGGCTGAGGGCAGTTGGCTTCTTGGAGTCCTTGAGTCTGTTGGGGGTGGTAATGAATGAAAAGGATGGAGTGGCTGCCTATCTTTCACCCTCAGACATGACTCTTTTTGCTCTCCAGGTCTCTCCCCCTGTACCTAGAAACCTATCTGGACTGGATTCATTCCCCTGACCGTGAAACCCTTCTTGAGGAGTTTCAGACATCTCTGCCGGAGCCTCATGAACTGTAGCTGCCACATTTTAAAGAGCCTGAGCTGGGGCTCCAGTGGCCCATTTCTCCGTGGGGACGGCTTTCTGCTTTACCATTCTTGAGGAGTGTGGGTGAAATGGATCATTCCTGTATAAGTCTGGTATTGGTGAAGTTGGTAGGAGTCCTGCAAAATTTGGCCTAGTTACTGCCATTCTGGTTCCTTTGCCACCAAAAAGGCATTAACTTTGCTATGACTGACACCTTTTTTTCCTATATTCCTGTTAATTGTGTTGAGTAAAATGCATATTTATCTCTTGTTTGCCTACTACATATACTTGAGTGGGATGGTTCACAGCTGTCTGATTCAGTTGAGTGCTGGTTCTCTAAGATGCCCTCTCCCAACATCATCTACCTTATGAGATTGAGTTCTGggtagaagaaagggaaagggccaCAGGAATCCTTGCAATGGCTTTGGTTCTTTCTGTTGCCTAAAAGCCAGAGTCTCAAAGCCCAGGATCCTGTGCAAGGTCACAGAATGAGTGGAGCTGGGTCTGGAAGGTGGTCTGGGCAGACCTCTCAGGACAAGGGCAAACATGTGGTTCTTagaggggagggacaagcagacctcTGAGTCTCTAAGTGACTCCCTACCCCTATCCCAAATTCTAGAAATTTGGGATTTGACAGTCTCAGTCAATCCTGTCTGTGTGGATAGGAGGTGAAGGGTGAATTAATATAATCAGCATGATACCAAATCTGTTTATTGAATTTAGTCAGGGCTAGCTGGCATTTGGGGCCCAAGGACTTCAAGTCTCAGCATGCAGCTTTCTTGCTGCTTTGGGTTCTATTGAATCTACTGGGTTCTGTGGTTGCCTTTAGACTCCTTTTTGGACTTGAGTGCCCTCCCTCCTCTAGCCATTAATATAAATACCCAGTGGTAAGAGGAAGCATGTACCTCCAAGCTCTGAGGAACTCTAAAGCTTATGGGATTAGGGTTACCAGAGGGTGCCACAAGAATAGGGTGGAGTGGATTAAAAGGTGGGGTGCTAGTCAAAGGGTTCAGAGTAGGCATGGCTCCAGCCAGCGTTTTGAAGAAGCCAGGAGAAGGTTTAGGGTGGATCCTTAGGTTTGGGAAGAAAATGGTGTGTAGGTTATCACTGCAACAGGACTAGACTAATACAAGGGTTCAATCCATTGTGCCAGGTTCTTCAGCAGGGTAAGATCAGGAACCAATGAACTGGAGCCAAGTGGGAGAGTCCGCCTCCCAGGGATTAAAGGCTCTTTTTTTCGCCCGTCGATCTGGCCCCATCCTTTTTGTTGATTGGTCGTAAATTCCAATCCGTCGAGGAAGCGTAGCGCTGCGGCCAATTGACGTGGCGTTACTAGGCGTGTTGCATCCCTGAGGCGGGAGCCAGGCCACAAGCGAATTTCCTGATTGGCTCTGGTCGgcgggttgctggggagaggcgCAGAGAGGCGGGAGGGAGTCCCCAGGCCAGGCGCTGATTGGCTGAGGTGAGAGCACCTCTCCTTCCGATGATTCGGCTCTTCTGGGTTCAGTCTCAGCGCAGCGTCTGCAGCCGTCGTTTGAGTCGTTGCTGCCGCTGCCCCCTCCCGGATCAGGAGCCAGTGTATACCGCCCGCCCACCGCCTCGGTGCCGCTAGGAGGAAACGAGAAGGAGGCCGCCTGCGGGTTTGTCGCCGCAGCTCGCCCCCTGCCCGGGAGAGCCGAGCCCCGGCCCAGTCGGTCGCCTGCCACCCCTCGTAGCCGTTACCCGCGGGCCGCCACAGCCGCCGGCCGGGAGAGGCGCGCGCCATGGCCTCTGGAGCTGAGTGAGTGTGTgcgcgcgcccgcccgcccgctgCGGGTGCGCGCACCTGGGGACTCGCCGAGCTGGGTAGGCCCGGCGGGGCCTTGCAGTGGGCGCGTCTaagaggtggaggcagggaaggagggagacagggaaagCAGAAGAAGGGGGGCGATGAGGGGCCGCGGTCGGGTCTGGGCCTGGCTGCGCAGCCGCGCGTCCCCTAGGCCGGGCTTGCGTTGGGCCTGGGTCGGGGCCTGGGCCAGATCGTGCTGTGTCATGCAGGCCCGGCCGGCCTGATTGGCTCCCTGGGAACCACTGTCCGGTTCTTGTGAAGTCTCTAGTCCACATGGCCGGCGCGGAGCCCCAGGGCCTTAGGGCGCCCACCTGCGATCAGGTCTACTATCCGCGGAAGGCCTTTGGTCCCCGGAGGGAGCAGGCCCCATGGGCCTGACGCCCTAACTGGGCCCGGTGGGCGTGGACTTTGGGCCACGTGAAGGCCTTAGTAGCTGCGAGACAGGCGGAGGCCGGAGCGGGGAACGGGGAAGACTCGGCGAGCTCAGGGAAGCTCACGACGGCTATTTCGGAGCTGGCTTGGCCTGTCCCTTGGTTGACATCCTCACGACCTGAGTAGTGAGGGGCTGTTAGGGAGAGGGCGGGCCCTAGGTTTCTGGCCTTCGTAGTTTATGTTGGTTGTTCACATGATAAAGCTTTAGTCAGTTTTCCTTAATTTTAGGAAGTGGGGTGGAAAGTAGGAACTTTTCTCTACTGTTTTGGGCGTTTGCTAAAGTTCGAATCTCAGATGGTAATTTGCGGGCCTTCCTCGATATCAGCCTTTGTGATGAGAAGGTTAGAGTTGCCCTAACTCTTTGAACACACACGCTCCTTTCTCCAAACCGCTGTGTTGAGAAATCTTGGGTCGTCAGTTCTTCAGGAAAGCATCAGATAAGAGATGACCACCTCAACCCCTCTGCCCATTATATTTAGAATCAAGAGCTTTAgatactgaaaaaggaaaaaaaagccatcCTGTGGAAACTCTTATGCAAATCACTTTCCTGACTTGAAGAGAATTAAGTTTTTTgaggtgtgtttctttttttttggtctctaaaCCGAGATGAAGTATTACTTGGGTGTCTTTTAAAGGACCATTACTTATTAATTCTTACTCTCTTAGGTAATTTAGTCAATCATTTATTTTCAAGACTAAAAATAAGAATTCAAAATTCTCGGAACCTGGCATCATAGATGGTTTCTAACCTCTAGGTCATCTTGATGACTCTTACCTGAATTCCCTCCAAGTCCCCTGTGGCCCATTGGAGTTCTGGAAAGGGCCTGACTCATGCAGAAGACAATGGGGGATGTCCCCAAAGAGCCTCCAGGACTGCTGTTGGCCCACGATCAGGCTGAAGCTCTCTTTTAGAGGTTACTTCCTTTGATCTTAGTAGATAGATAGGGAAGTAAAGGTCTTTACCATAAGAGAAGGACATACTGCACATCTCCATTGCCAGGGTCAGGAATGGTAGGCAGGTAAGTTTTCTTAGAATGCAGCTTTGGGGTTAAAATATAAACTGTGATGACTAGAGGCatctggcattttatttttctctagccCCAGTACCATAGATTAAACAGGAAAGTGGGCAGTCTTTGGAAGGTATTTTGAtgtgtgggagagagggagagttgaTGGGATGGAATTGCCTTCAGCTGCCGTATTGACCATACTTGTTCTCCAGCGTGTTGATAAGCACTGGAAGAGTCTGCCTGCTATGCAGCATTGTGCCCAGAGTGCTACATTTTTAGGTTGAGGAGGCAAGTTTAAGCTGAGGAAACTCTACTCTTAGAAATCAGTTTTAAGGTGATGATTAAAGACGCAGCCTATGTGAGAGGATCAGCAGATTTGCTAGATGAACGGGATTTGTATTTCTGTTGGGTATATCAGGACCAAAAGATGGAGAAACCCCACAATGCCTTCGCTGGTATTCTGGAATAtgggcatcttttttttcttgcaagTTGTGAAGATACATCCAACTTAGGAGGGTGGCTGGCCTGTAATGTATACTTGCTAATTTGTTAACTGAAGGAATAATTAATGGGaaagattcctttttatttcttcattttctccgTTTTCTGGTCTCCCTGTTTTGGTTAATGTTCAGGTTTTCCTGAGCCTTAGTAAAAGAGGATAACTTTTCAAAGGGAAAGCCCACTGAGTCTAGTTACTGAAGATTGAAGAAGAGGTAGGTAAGAAGTTGGTATAAAGTGAATAATCTTCAAGGAAATGATTGAAACTATTTAGAGGGCTTAAACCAAGCTTAGACTCAGGCAGCCTTGATTTGGGTGAGGGATTTGGATTTGCTCCATGTCTCAGCATTTCTTGGTTTTGACTTTTTGAGCCAACATTGTGGAATTGTATGTCTTTGCAGTGATTTGTGAAGCTGTTTTTGAGCTTGGCCatcttttttaaggtttcataTCTGTTAgttgagttgttttgttttccccaaatATCATGGTCTTTATGCTTGGCATTTCTGTGGTATATCGAATGCGCTGGCATTCAGCTGGTTTAGCCAGTAAGGACAGTAGTGCTAATGATTTTGCTTCATTGTCCCCAGGCTTGCTTGGTGGGACTTGGGGCTTCGCTGAGCCCTACAGGAAGTTGTCTTGCTCACTTCATTCTCCAAGAAGGTTAGCAAAGAGCGAGCTTATGCTTTGTTCTGCAGTGCTAATCATTGTGACCATTaataccatgtgccaggcattgtgttgAACATTTTGCATTCATTATCTCACTTAAGACAATAATCCTGTAAGATAGGTACTACTGTATTCACCTCTCTACAGATGGTGAACTTCCAACttccagagaggttaaatgacttgcccaagatcacaatcAAGCAGTGGCAGGGTTGGGATTCAGACCTAGCAGGTCTTACTGCGAGCCCCTTCTCCTAATCACTGTCTCATATTAAGACTGTTGTCATTTCTCTAATTGTTATCCAGCCTCTACATCTATTTAGTCTTCTCAGGCCATAGTTTCCTGACTCTGGGGCAGGATCACTTGGGGCCTTTACAGCTAGGTTACCAGTGCTCAGAATACCAAGAGCTGCTGGAATGGGAACTGTATGTGCTAAATGTTACTCTATATGACCTTGGCTGAATATCTTTTATCTCACATCACTGGTTTAGGGACAGCTTCATTTATCCACTATTTCTTTCCTAAGTGTGAGTTTTAATGACTAGTGGGGCCCTTGGGACTAGAGTATGTATTGGGActaacttcattttctttctagttcAAAAGGTGATGACTTATCAACAGCCATTCTTAAACAGAAGAACCGTCCCAATCGGTTAATTGTTGATGAAGCCATCAATGAGGACAACAGTGTGGTGTCTTTGTCCCAGGTAAGTTGGGTCCAAGGTCTAATCTTTCCTCATTGCACTTAACCTGAGGGCTTTTCCCGGGTTTCTttccttgggttttttttgttcgTTTGATTGTTTTTTGCAGTGACCACAGATAGAGCAGGGTTTACTGGGTATTCTGGCTTCCAGGGCTGCTGCTTAACCCCTGGCCCAGTGACCCAAAGCCCTTAACCTTCTTTTCTCAGCCCAAGATGGATGAGCTGCAATTGTTCCGAGGTGACACGGTGTtgctgaaaggaaagaagaggagggaagctGTGTGCATTGTGCTTTCTGATGACACATGTTCCGATGAGAAGATTCGAATGAATAGAGTTGTTCGGAACAACCTTCGTGTACACCTAGGAGATGTCATCAGGTGTGTGTGGGGTTCTTGTACCCTCAGGGATGGGAGGCCAGAGACAGCCTGAATTATAGACAGGACCCCAGCGAAGTCCTTGGCAGCTACACAAAGCAGAAGCCTCCTAGCCATGGGAAGGCTTATTATAGCAAGACTGTCtaggttttgtttcttcctccctGGGACTTCAGAATTTACTTCTGCTGATCCTTGGGACAAATTGGATTTCTATGACTTTCTTGatgcctgtcttccttccttccttctttccttctttcttttccagaggTATAATTTATCACATGCTAGACACTGGTTTAGGATGCCATTTGAGGGTGTGTGTCTATAAAATGGTCTCACTGTTATGTTGAAATAATGGCTTGTGTTGGGGCCAGAAAGAGGTGGAAGTGTGGGCACAGAGGGTGGACTCCCgagtaaatttttttaaggatccaAGTTAATATAGCAGGGAGACATGGTTTGAGTTAGATCCCTAAATAGCTTCATTTGGAGTGATTTTGGCCTTAACTTTAGGCAAGAGGCTTCCCCATTTTGGAGTCCTCATTAGCCACTGCTCTTCAACCACCTGTCATCGGCCAGGAACATCTCAGACTTCTGATTATTTTTCATGGATTCTAGGTTTCATGTAGCCTTCTTCCTAGAGGTGCTTAGTCACTTTGTCAAGATGCTCTGATCACTTGGCtgagatgatttttttcagttctatttctttgatccTGACACTTGTCTGAGGCCTCCCTTTGTAAT
This is a stretch of genomic DNA from Mustela lutreola isolate mMusLut2 chromosome 12, mMusLut2.pri, whole genome shotgun sequence. It encodes these proteins:
- the FANCG gene encoding Fanconi anemia group G protein, with protein sequence MSHQNPLGTSVPHTSCLDLWREKNDQLVRQAKVAQDSGLSLRRQQLAQDSLEGFRGLLHSLRGLPAAVPVLPLELTVTCNFITLRASLAQGFTEDQAQDIQQGLERVLETQKKLGPRLECGLRGLWDSVLHYSTLLLEVLPALHHLAGLQAAVWLSTDCLGDLTFLLQTLNGNQSEASENLLLLLKTWSPPAEESDAPLTLQDARGLRDILLTASAYRQGLQELITGSLPRALSSLQEAASGLCSRPVLVQVYTALGTCLRKMGNPQRALLYLAAALKGGSTCGPPLLEASRLYRQLGNTAAELESLELLVEALNVTHSFEAPQLLIEVELLLPRPHPASPLHCGTPSQAKYLLASRCLQVGRAEDAAEHYLDLLALVLDGSESKFFPPPSPPGPCMPEVFLEAAAALIQAGRAQDALTVCEELLSRTSSLLPKMPQLREDARKGTKESPHCPSWVSATYLLQGQAWVQLGAPKEAISEFSRCLELLFRTTPKDEEQGPASNREKGCISDVALQQLRAAALISRGLQWVAVDQDTKALQDFLLSVQMCPGNQDASFHLLQTLRRMDRRHEATALWWRLKAQTELPQENAAWSLPLYLETYLDWIHSPDRETLLEEFQTSLPEPHEL